A section of the Acidobacterium capsulatum ATCC 51196 genome encodes:
- a CDS encoding NADH-quinone oxidoreductase subunit C, with translation MSTAATVVDLSAEALRAALESAIPGCQITVVPKGSPSAQHSLVLDRAYAVEAARYLRDHADYRLDYCSDVAGVDWLDAEKKETVKVTKTVETPEGPAEQQVDETRTTLIPGYLEAVYHLYSVEKKHGPVVLRLRTADRAANTHVPSLTPIWRSAEFQEREAFDLYGIVFDGHPDLRRILMWDNFTDYPMRKDYVPPSEEDEGRDAQ, from the coding sequence ATGAGCACTGCTGCCACCGTTGTCGATCTCTCTGCAGAGGCTCTTCGCGCCGCACTCGAGTCCGCCATTCCCGGCTGCCAGATCACAGTGGTTCCCAAGGGAAGCCCCTCGGCACAGCACTCTCTGGTGCTCGACCGCGCGTACGCTGTCGAAGCTGCACGCTATTTGCGTGACCATGCGGATTACCGCCTCGACTACTGCTCTGACGTGGCGGGTGTGGACTGGCTCGACGCCGAAAAGAAAGAAACTGTAAAAGTTACAAAAACTGTAGAAACCCCTGAAGGCCCGGCAGAGCAGCAAGTGGACGAGACCCGTACCACCCTCATCCCCGGCTACCTTGAAGCTGTCTATCACCTTTACTCGGTCGAGAAAAAGCATGGGCCCGTGGTATTGCGCCTGCGCACGGCCGATCGCGCCGCGAACACCCATGTGCCGTCGCTCACCCCCATCTGGCGCAGCGCGGAATTTCAGGAGCGCGAAGCCTTCGACCTCTATGGCATCGTCTTCGACGGCCATCCCGATCTGCGCCGCATCCTCATGTGGGACAACTTCACCGACTATCCCATGCGCAAAGACTACGTGCCTCCCAGCGAAGAAGACGAAGGGAGAGACGCGCAATGA
- a CDS encoding NADH-quinone oxidoreductase subunit D: protein MTTALSPTAILSSDSDILEVSMGPHHPSTHGVFRMDVRLDGERVVRLKPVFGYLHRNHEKIAENASYLASIPYTDRLDYLCSMTNNWGYVLTVEKLAGITVPERAEYIRIIAAELTRFQNHAGLVGFLMQDMGASGTPLMYAFREREKILDLFESLTGARMMCNYLRFGGVRVDCTEEWLNQTRQLVAALPRFVDEFERLLRENEILMARTQGVGVLPRELAINAGVSGPMLRASGVNYDVRKVDGYGLYPRMKFRVPLGDHGDVYDRYMMRILEMRESVSILEQALRDIPAGPIQDPKTKLRGLRPKAGEAYARVESPKGELGFYLISDGTMNPYRYRVRPPSMINLTILEDMCLGRNVADVVVILGSVDIVMGEVDR from the coding sequence ATGACTACGGCTCTCAGTCCCACAGCGATTCTTTCATCGGACTCAGACATCCTCGAAGTCTCCATGGGGCCGCATCATCCGTCTACGCATGGCGTCTTTCGCATGGATGTGCGCCTTGACGGCGAGCGCGTCGTGCGCCTCAAGCCGGTCTTCGGTTACCTGCACCGCAATCACGAGAAGATTGCCGAAAACGCGAGCTATCTCGCCTCCATACCCTATACCGACCGCCTCGACTATCTCTGCTCCATGACCAACAACTGGGGCTATGTGCTCACCGTCGAGAAGCTCGCAGGCATCACGGTGCCCGAGCGCGCCGAATACATTCGCATCATTGCCGCCGAGCTCACCCGCTTTCAAAACCATGCGGGCCTCGTCGGCTTTCTCATGCAGGACATGGGCGCCAGCGGCACCCCGCTGATGTACGCCTTCCGCGAGCGCGAGAAGATTCTCGACCTCTTCGAGTCCCTCACCGGCGCGCGCATGATGTGCAACTATCTGCGCTTTGGCGGCGTGCGCGTCGACTGCACAGAAGAGTGGCTCAACCAGACGCGCCAACTCGTGGCTGCTCTGCCGCGCTTCGTCGATGAATTCGAGCGCCTGCTCCGCGAAAACGAAATCCTGATGGCACGCACGCAAGGCGTGGGTGTTCTGCCGCGCGAGCTCGCCATCAATGCTGGCGTCAGCGGCCCCATGTTGCGCGCCAGCGGCGTCAACTACGATGTGCGCAAGGTGGATGGCTACGGCCTTTATCCGCGTATGAAGTTCCGCGTGCCGCTCGGCGATCACGGCGACGTGTATGACCGCTACATGATGCGTATTCTTGAAATGCGCGAGTCCGTCAGCATTCTTGAGCAGGCGTTGCGCGACATTCCCGCCGGTCCCATCCAGGATCCCAAAACGAAGCTGCGCGGCCTGCGCCCCAAGGCCGGCGAAGCCTACGCGCGCGTCGAGTCGCCCAAAGGGGAGCTCGGCTTTTATCTCATCAGCGATGGCACCATGAATCCCTATCGCTATCGCGTGCGGCCGCCCAGCATGATCAACCTCACCATTCTTGAGGACATGTGCCTCGGCCGTAACGTGGCCGATGTCGTCGTGATCCTGGGCAGCGTCGACATCGTCATGGGAGAGGTGGACCGATGA
- a CDS encoding 4Fe-4S dicluster domain-containing protein, with product MLGEGIAKGLIETARNFFGSFVDKDRLVTVQYPEERHPLPEASRVFPFLLYDGDDAEKGLRCVSCHICEKECPPHCITIEKSTDKKPDYVGKSQFYPAVFNIDVSVCMSCQICVEVCPFDAIRMDTAFELSTSDRFDGLLWTKEQLAKPNSHYRQIHPTEAAEVDTRRADDVAKAEAKAAAAAQKEAGA from the coding sequence ATGCTCGGTGAAGGCATTGCCAAAGGACTCATCGAAACCGCCCGCAACTTCTTCGGCAGCTTCGTCGACAAGGATCGCCTCGTCACCGTGCAGTATCCCGAGGAGCGGCATCCGCTGCCCGAAGCCTCGCGCGTCTTTCCCTTCCTGCTCTATGACGGCGACGATGCAGAGAAAGGCCTGCGCTGCGTCTCTTGCCACATCTGCGAGAAGGAGTGCCCGCCGCACTGCATCACCATCGAGAAGAGCACAGACAAAAAGCCGGATTACGTTGGCAAGTCTCAGTTTTATCCGGCCGTTTTTAACATCGATGTTTCGGTCTGCATGAGCTGCCAGATCTGCGTCGAGGTCTGCCCCTTCGACGCCATCCGCATGGATACGGCCTTTGAACTCAGCACCAGTGATCGCTTCGACGGCCTGCTTTGGACTAAGGAGCAACTCGCGAAGCCCAACAGCCACTACCGGCAGATTCATCCCACTGAGGCCGCCGAGGTCGATACGCGCCGCGCAGACGACGTCGCCAAGGCAGAGGCCAAAGCCGCCGCTGCCGCGCAGAAAGAGGCCGGCGCATGA
- the nuoH gene encoding NADH-quinone oxidoreductase subunit NuoH encodes MMTLVSAQSVDQVFVNLDHWLVAHTPAPLQPLAAILLIIVPILAIFPGLFALTTVLERKGLGRMQNRFGPNRVGPLGLLQPVADGIKALTKEDIVPRSADALLHFLAPVVIVCTAFLAYAVLPIGRNMIAVHLDAGILFFFAIGSATELAVFMAGWSSRNKYSLLGAMRAIAQMISYEIPLILSSVAVIMIAGTLSPEQIVTAQAGFTGIFPHWYVFTPWGFAGFFLFMTAAAAETNRSPFDLPEGESEIIAGYFIEYSGFKFALFFLAEYLEIFAVSGLGITLFLGGWSAPFSFLTWIPSWCWFFAKLLVLIATFIWIRGTLPRLRMDQLMNFAWKFMLPMTLLEILSAGIWRFFPQSGFWPVVRWLACALLLAVPYILLARGLEHGRRIEKRVYRYAEES; translated from the coding sequence ATGATGACTCTCGTTTCCGCGCAATCCGTCGATCAAGTCTTCGTCAACCTCGACCACTGGCTCGTCGCGCACACCCCCGCCCCCCTGCAGCCGCTGGCGGCGATCCTGTTGATCATCGTCCCCATTCTCGCCATCTTCCCCGGCCTCTTCGCGCTCACCACGGTGCTGGAGCGCAAGGGCCTCGGTCGCATGCAAAATCGCTTCGGCCCCAATCGTGTCGGCCCGCTGGGCCTTTTGCAGCCCGTAGCGGATGGCATCAAAGCGCTCACCAAAGAAGACATCGTGCCACGCTCCGCCGACGCCCTGCTGCACTTCCTCGCGCCCGTCGTCATCGTCTGCACCGCCTTTCTGGCCTACGCCGTGCTGCCGATCGGCCGCAACATGATCGCCGTGCATCTCGATGCGGGCATCCTCTTCTTCTTCGCCATCGGCTCTGCAACCGAGCTCGCCGTCTTCATGGCAGGCTGGTCGAGCCGCAACAAATATTCGCTGCTCGGCGCCATGCGCGCCATCGCGCAGATGATCAGCTACGAAATCCCGCTCATCCTCTCGTCGGTGGCCGTCATCATGATTGCCGGCACGCTTTCACCCGAGCAGATCGTTACGGCGCAGGCCGGCTTTACCGGAATCTTCCCGCACTGGTATGTCTTCACGCCCTGGGGATTCGCTGGCTTCTTCCTCTTCATGACAGCCGCAGCAGCCGAGACGAATCGCAGCCCGTTTGATCTACCCGAAGGAGAGTCCGAGATCATCGCCGGCTACTTCATCGAATACTCCGGCTTCAAATTCGCACTCTTCTTCCTTGCCGAGTATCTTGAAATCTTTGCCGTCAGCGGCCTCGGCATCACCCTCTTCCTCGGCGGATGGTCCGCGCCCTTCAGCTTTCTCACCTGGATCCCATCCTGGTGCTGGTTCTTCGCAAAGCTGCTCGTGCTTATCGCCACTTTCATCTGGATTCGCGGCACACTTCCGCGCCTGCGCATGGATCAGCTCATGAACTTCGCATGGAAATTCATGCTGCCCATGACGCTGCTCGAAATTCTCTCCGCGGGCATCTGGAGATTCTTCCCGCAAAGCGGCTTCTGGCCTGTGGTTCGCTGGCTGGCATGCGCACTGCTGCTCGCCGTGCCCTATATATTGCTCGCGCGAGGCCTCGAACACGGCCGCCGCATCGAGAAGCGAGTCTATCGCTATGCGGAGGAGTCATGA
- a CDS encoding NADH-quinone oxidoreductase subunit J, with amino-acid sequence MAVSFWILAFLTLASAVAAMTMARLIHCALALVLAFAGVATLYLNLGAEFAGLAQLLVYVGAVAILIVFAILLTRSSEVTAMPAARTAFSGSLIALAVFAVLARAIISSRLVHAAPAQPIAPMATVRQIGEALMQPYVLPLEVLALLLTAALIGAVLIALREKPSKQGAPTS; translated from the coding sequence ATGGCTGTATCTTTCTGGATTCTCGCATTTCTCACGCTCGCCAGCGCCGTTGCCGCCATGACCATGGCGCGGCTCATTCACTGTGCGCTCGCGCTGGTGCTCGCCTTCGCCGGGGTCGCCACGCTCTACCTCAACCTCGGTGCGGAGTTTGCGGGCCTCGCCCAATTACTCGTCTACGTCGGCGCAGTGGCCATCCTGATTGTCTTTGCCATTCTGCTCACGCGCAGCAGTGAGGTTACGGCCATGCCCGCGGCTCGCACGGCTTTCTCCGGTAGCCTCATCGCGCTCGCGGTCTTTGCCGTGCTTGCGCGCGCTATTATTTCCAGCCGCCTCGTGCATGCAGCCCCCGCGCAACCCATTGCGCCCATGGCCACGGTCCGGCAGATCGGCGAAGCGCTCATGCAGCCCTATGTGCTGCCGCTTGAAGTGCTGGCCCTGCTGCTCACCGCCGCGCTCATCGGTGCGGTACTCATCGCGCTGCGAGAGAAGCCCTCAAAGCAAGGAGCGCCCACATCATGA
- the nuoK gene encoding NADH-quinone oxidoreductase subunit NuoK: MTPLTACLLVASLLFAVGLAGAITRRSAILVLAGIELMLSAANLNFIAFWRYGPHAASATHPLTGVLFVLFSIAVAAAEAAVGLALIVAIYRHANTSDVTEITELKG; the protein is encoded by the coding sequence ATGACCCCGCTCACCGCTTGTCTGCTCGTCGCGTCGCTGCTCTTTGCCGTTGGCCTCGCCGGAGCCATCACGCGCCGTTCCGCCATTCTCGTCCTTGCGGGCATTGAACTCATGCTCAGCGCTGCCAATCTGAACTTCATCGCCTTCTGGCGCTATGGTCCGCATGCAGCCTCGGCAACTCATCCGCTCACCGGCGTCCTCTTCGTGCTGTTTTCCATCGCCGTGGCCGCAGCCGAAGCCGCCGTGGGCCTCGCGCTCATCGTGGCGATCTACCGTCACGCCAATACATCGGATGTAACCGAAATCACGGAACTGAAGGGGTAG